A stretch of the Glutamicibacter sp. JL.03c genome encodes the following:
- a CDS encoding DUF1016 N-terminal domain-containing protein yields the protein MNSALIDLYWSIGQRILEEQERQGWGNAVIARLADDLRRAFPEMTGLSRSNLQYMGAFVARWPQWDGNVPQSVGHFHPTENMN from the coding sequence GTGAACAGTGCACTGATTGATCTCTATTGGAGTATTGGTCAGCGAATTTTGGAAGAACAGGAACGTCAGGGGTGGGGCAACGCCGTCATCGCACGACTAGCGGACGACTTGCGCCGAGCATTTCCCGAAATGACCGGTCTGTCGCGTAGCAACCTGCAGTACATGGGAGCCTTTGTCGCGCGTTGGCCTCAGTGGGATGGAAATGTCCCACAGTCTGTGGGACATTTCCATCCCACTGAGAACATGAATTAA
- a CDS encoding PspA/IM30 family protein: MAQKRSIWARIFGIGKANANAALDALEDPKKMLDQTVRDYTNNIAQAEQAVAQTIGNLRMAEDDLAKLQQEATEWGAKAVAASNKADEYAAAQDAANQQKFNQLATVAIQRQMSAEKKAVSLQSTVSSQREVVDKLKTGLNTMQSKRQELVAKRDELVARARNAKTQSQMMDTLKALDVSDPSSEISRFEQKIRQDEAKVRGAQELAASSLDAQFAQLEDLGAATEVDARLAALKASNNPEDVIEQAPAGPELEAAAPDLSEVEARLAALKNKQA, translated from the coding sequence ATGGCACAGAAGCGCTCAATTTGGGCTCGGATTTTCGGAATCGGCAAGGCGAATGCCAATGCGGCACTGGATGCCCTCGAAGATCCAAAGAAGATGCTGGACCAGACGGTCCGCGACTACACCAATAACATTGCCCAGGCCGAGCAGGCCGTGGCCCAGACCATCGGCAATCTGCGCATGGCCGAGGATGACCTGGCCAAGCTGCAGCAGGAAGCCACCGAATGGGGCGCCAAGGCCGTGGCGGCTTCCAACAAGGCCGACGAATACGCTGCCGCGCAGGACGCTGCCAACCAGCAGAAGTTCAACCAGCTGGCCACCGTCGCGATCCAGCGCCAGATGTCGGCGGAAAAGAAGGCGGTCTCGCTGCAGTCCACCGTGAGCAGCCAGCGCGAAGTGGTCGACAAGCTCAAGACCGGGCTGAACACCATGCAGTCCAAGCGCCAGGAACTGGTCGCCAAGCGTGATGAACTGGTGGCTCGCGCCCGCAACGCCAAGACGCAGTCCCAGATGATGGACACCTTGAAGGCCCTGGACGTCTCTGATCCTTCCAGCGAGATCAGCCGTTTTGAGCAGAAGATCCGCCAGGATGAGGCCAAGGTCCGTGGCGCCCAGGAACTGGCCGCCTCATCGCTGGACGCGCAGTTCGCGCAGCTCGAAGATCTGGGCGCAGCCACCGAGGTTGATGCGCGGCTGGCCGCGCTGAAGGCGAGCAACAATCCCGAAGATGTCATCGAGCAGGCGCCGGCAGGCCCAGAGCTGGAGGCAGCGGCCCCGGACCTGTCCGAGGTCGAAGCGCGTCTGGCCGCGTTGAAGAACAAGCAGGCCTAG
- a CDS encoding AAA family ATPase: MNAFFDSLPVRRIAEHPKAPMDRTDWAAQIPAVRQILDEGLELGQLTVLVGENGAGKSTLVEGIAGAFGLNPEGGTQNSMHQTQLTESGLSSHLTLERGAGASKAGVFLRAETMHGLFAYLGSIGSRGKHNFQSHGESFIEFFTQRSSVNGLWVFDEAESALSFNGCLMLLSHISDLLRSGSQVILSTHSPILASLPTATIYEIGQWGIRAASYDELEMVSNWRLFLDAPGRFLRHFDA; the protein is encoded by the coding sequence ATGAACGCGTTCTTTGATTCATTGCCGGTGCGCCGAATCGCGGAGCATCCCAAAGCACCCATGGACCGCACCGATTGGGCGGCCCAGATCCCCGCGGTGCGCCAGATCCTGGATGAAGGCCTGGAATTGGGGCAGCTGACCGTGCTGGTCGGGGAAAACGGTGCCGGCAAATCTACGCTGGTTGAAGGCATCGCCGGCGCCTTCGGTTTAAATCCCGAGGGTGGAACGCAAAACTCCATGCACCAAACCCAATTGACCGAATCAGGGCTGTCATCGCATCTGACACTGGAACGCGGCGCCGGCGCTTCCAAGGCCGGCGTCTTCCTGCGGGCCGAAACCATGCACGGACTCTTCGCCTATCTGGGGTCCATCGGCTCACGCGGCAAGCACAACTTCCAAAGCCACGGCGAATCCTTCATTGAATTCTTCACCCAGCGCTCCAGCGTCAACGGGCTCTGGGTTTTCGACGAAGCCGAATCAGCGCTTTCCTTCAATGGCTGCCTGATGTTGCTCTCGCACATCTCAGACCTCTTGCGCAGCGGATCCCAAGTCATCCTTTCCACCCACTCGCCGATCCTCGCCTCCTTGCCGACTGCGACAATCTACGAAATCGGCCAGTGGGGGATCCGCGCGGCCAGTTATGACGAACTGGAAATGGTCAGCAACTGGCGGCTGTTCCTCGATGCGCCGGGCCGGTTTCTGCGGCACTTCGACGCCTAG
- a CDS encoding DUF4097 family beta strand repeat-containing protein — MTDTHTTEMPPLPPTPEGNPRGNGTALNITLAVIGGLVILTLLISSARSAFAALNRDSTTQNASVEGVSGLQITAGSGSFDLRFAQVDEATLEVDSSNSRDWELKREGSRLVVDSPDSWDNWCFFGCGSYENTAVLTLPESMNDGSLDASFELAAGDFTAVGSYKNLAIEVGAGQLDMSGTAQSAKVHLGAGRAEVSLEDVKQAEFDISAGHLSGSLSGTAPQDITANVSAGALELELPDGTYDLRQNVEAGDVSNLLATDMDSPNKISVDVSAGRAAFYPQDSGLSPWEH, encoded by the coding sequence ATGACCGACACGCACACCACCGAGATGCCACCGCTTCCGCCGACGCCCGAAGGCAATCCGCGCGGCAACGGCACGGCATTGAATATCACCCTGGCCGTGATCGGCGGCCTGGTGATCCTGACCCTGCTGATCAGCTCCGCGCGCAGCGCCTTCGCTGCCCTCAATCGGGATAGCACCACCCAGAACGCCAGCGTCGAGGGGGTCAGCGGCCTGCAGATCACGGCCGGCTCGGGCAGCTTTGACCTGCGTTTCGCACAGGTCGATGAGGCCACGCTGGAGGTGGACAGCTCCAATTCCCGGGACTGGGAACTGAAGCGCGAAGGCAGCAGGCTCGTGGTGGATTCGCCGGATTCCTGGGATAACTGGTGCTTCTTCGGCTGCGGTTCCTACGAGAATACCGCCGTGCTGACCCTGCCCGAGTCGATGAATGACGGCAGCCTGGACGCCTCCTTCGAACTGGCCGCCGGGGACTTCACCGCCGTGGGCTCCTACAAGAACCTGGCCATCGAGGTGGGCGCCGGCCAGCTGGATATGTCCGGCACCGCGCAGAGCGCCAAGGTCCATTTGGGCGCCGGCCGGGCCGAGGTGTCGCTGGAAGATGTCAAGCAGGCCGAATTCGATATTTCCGCCGGTCATTTGAGCGGTAGCCTCTCGGGCACGGCGCCACAGGACATCACCGCGAACGTGAGTGCCGGAGCCTTGGAACTGGAGCTGCCCGATGGCACCTACGATCTGCGCCAGAATGTCGAGGCCGGTGACGTGAGCAACCTGCTGGCCACGGACATGGATTCGCCGAACAAGATCTCGGTGGATGTCTCGGCGGGCCGGGCGGCCTTCTACCCGCAGGATTCGGGCCTCAGCCCGTGGGAGCACTAG